The window AGAAGACTTAATATCAGTTAAAACTAATATTCCATCTCCTAATACTGGATGATTTATTGGCTTTAAATTTTGTACTTTATCTATAACTTTTGACATTTTATAAACTGCATTTATGCCTTTTTCTGGATTAGCTGAATGAGCAGGTTTTCCGAAAGTTTCTATAACTATTTCTCCACGTCCACGTTGTCCTATCTTTAAGTTAAGTCTTGAAGCTTCACCTATTACTACATAATCAGGCTTTATCTTTTCACTAATTTTTCTAGCTGAAACACCTTCGAATATTTCTTCATGTACTACTCCTGCAACATAAAGATCTCCAGCAAAATCTTTGTTCATATCCTTTGCAAAGTATGAACAAGCTGCTAACATAGCACTTACAGCCCCCTTCATATCAGAAGCTCCGCGACCATAGATTTTTCCATCTACTATTTTTCCTCCAAAAGGAGCTTGAGTCCACTTTGAATCATCTGGTACTGGAACAGTATCTATATGTCCATCAAACAATATTTTCTTTCCTGGCTTGTTTCCTTTAATATGACATATAACATTGCCATACTCATCTACTGTACAATTATCAAATCCTAATTTTTTAGACCAATCTTTTATAACTTCAACTACTTTTCCTTCTTCTCCAGAGTAACTTTGCTGACGAAGTAAATCTTGACAAACTTTTGTAAGTTCTTCTTTTCTTTGTTGATTCATTATTTCCATTTTTAAAATCCCCTTTCAATATAATTTCTAGATATTATACGCTTTGATGCTCTCCACCCCATACGATTCTTCTATACTTATCTGGATCTGTATCTCCTTCTGTGCTGAATAAAAGTACTCTTGACTTTTCATCTAACTTAAGTTGCTCTTTTAAATCTTTCATATCATCTCTTGTCATTATTGCATGTATTAAACCTGCTGAAACTGCACCTGACTCTCCAGATACTACTTTTTCATCTCCTCTAAGTGGGTTTCCTAATACTCTCATTCCATTAGCTGCAACCCAGTCCGGACAAGATACAAACATTGAAGTATAAGATCTTAGAACTTCCCATCCTATAGTATTAGGCTCACCACAAGCAAGACCAGCCATAATTGTTTGCATATCTCCACCTACAAATCTTGGCTTTCCATCTCCTGCTAAAGCAGATTTATATAAGCAATCAGCTAAATCTGATTCTACAACAACTGTAATAGGACAATCTTCTTTATATACTGATGCAAAGTATCCTTGAACTGCTCCTGCTAAAGATCCAACTCCTGCTTGAACAAATACGTGTGTTGGTCTTTCAACTCCACACTCTTTAAGTTGCTCTGAAGCTTCAAGCGCCATTGTTCCGTATCCTTGCATAATCCAAGTAGGTATTTCTTCATATCCTTCCCAAGCTGTATCTTGAACTACTAACCATCCATTTTTCTCAGCATTCTCAGACGCAAGACGAACAGCATCATCATAGTTCATATCAGTGATACTAGCTTCTGCACCTTCTTTTCTTATATTTTCAAGTCTAGTTAAAGAAGATCCTTTTGGCATATATACTACTGATTTTTGCTTAAGTTGATTTGCAGTCCAAGCTACTCCTCTACCGTGGTTACCATCAGTAGCTGTTACATAAGTTATTTCTCCTAATTCTTTTCTTGTTTCTTCATCTCTTAACTTTTCAAAGCTAAGCTCTGATATATCTTTGTTAAGTTTACCTGCAAGGTATTTACCCATTGCAAAAGACCCACCAAGTACCTTAAATGCATTAAGTCCAAATCTATAAGATTCATCCTTTATGTATATTCCACCTACGTTTAAATTTTTAGCCAAATTGTCTAATTTAACTAAAGGTGTCTTTGTATATTGAGGAAAACTTTCGTGAAAGTTTTTAGCCTTTCTTATTTCTTCATCACATAAAAAATCAAGCGATCTTTTTTGATCTAGCATACCATTTTTAGCATATTTTATTTTTTGATCCATACTGATTACCTCCATGTTAATTTTTTGTTTTTGACACCAATATACATAAGCAACTCTCATGCCAAGAAAACACTTTCCTGTAATTTTTTTCATACTAAAAACCTAAAACATTGCAGTTTACAGTGTTTTTTTTAATAAAAAAGAACAAAAAAAAATAAAACCCTATTTTTGTAAGTATTTTTTTAACAAAAATAAGTTTTTATTTTTTCATTTTGAAAAATAATTTTCATTTTGGAAATTTTCATCTAGTTTCAGTTACTTTTCTACATTTTAAGCTACTTTTCACGTATTTTATCCATATTTTTTAATTTTTCATTTTGAAAATTCCCATTTATTACCCCTTCAATTTTCTATATAGAGTAGTCATACCTATACCAAGCTTCTTTGCAACTAATTCTTTTCCTTTAGTATCATCTCCATATTTTTTCAAAGCTTTAAGTATATATTTTTTTTCAATTTCCTTTAAAGAAAGTATTTTTTCATTTGCTATTTCATCTGTAACAATTTTTTCTTGAGGTTCTTCTATGTATTTAGGTAGCATATGTGGCATTATGATTTTATTTTCCTCTGCCATATTCATCATGAATTCAACTACATTTTCAAGCTCCCTTACATTACCAGGCCAGCTGTAATTTTTTAAAAGCTTTTTAGTCTTAGAGTCTACGCCTTCAACTTTTTTTAGAAACAATTTGTTGAATTTATTTATAATATTCATCATAATAATTTCAATATCATCATCTCGTTCTCTAAGAGAAGGAATTTCTAACGGTATTATATTTAATCTATAATATAGGTCTTCTCTAAATGTTTTATCTTCTATTGCTTTTTTTAAATCTCTATTAGTAGCAGCGATTACCCTAATATCAAGTTCTATAAGACGATTAGATCCTATTCTTACTAAAGTTCTCTCCTGTAATATCCTAAGTATTTTCACTTGAAGATATAGAGGCATATCCCCTATTTCATCTAAAAATATAGTTCCTTTATTAGCAAGTTCAAATTTACCTATTTTTCCATTAGGATCTGCTCCCGTAAAAGCACCTCTTATATATCCAAACAATTCACTTTCTAATAAATTATCTGGTATAGCACCACAGTTTATTGCCACAAATGGTTTATCCCATCTCCTACTTTCAGAATGAACCGCTCTTGCTATTAGCTCTTTACCCGTTCCACTCTCACCTGTAATAAGTACAGTCGAGCTAGAATTAGATATTTTTTTTATTTTTTCCTTTATATTCATTATAGAATTTGAATTACCTAATATATTGTCTATATTTATCAAGTTAGGAGCTACCTGAAGCTTGTTTTTAAAATTATTAGCCTTCTTTATTTTGCTAAATATTAATATTTTATCACATGAATCTATATGTGGAAATACAGGTATTAATTTGCCAATAAGATATATACTCTTATCATTTAAAATCAATTTATATTCTTCCTCACCTGCTATATGTTCTTTCACAACCGATAGTTTGACTTTTAAATTTTCTGTCTTATCTAGTTTCAATTGATTTATAGCGCTTGAATTCATATCTGTTATAATGTCATCTTCATTTAATACTACTACTCCCTTGTCAACACTATCTATTATTTGATTCAATAGATTTATCATAGATTGTTTTTTTTCATGTTCTAAATTTTCATAGACCTTCATACTTATGAATTCACTTATCCTATCTAAAAACTCTAAATACGAATCTAAATTGGCACTTAAAAGTTGTTTTTGCTTTTCGTTATAGCAAACAAGACCTATAACCCCTATTATTTCTTCATTTGATTTTATAGGTTCACATATCAACATCGTTTCTATGCAACTTAATTTATCTGTACATCCTTGGCAAAATTTATGTTTTTTAGGATTTTTTATTATATAGGATTCACCAGTCTTTAATACGTGTTGGTATATAGAACCTTCATTAGACATATCTTGGTTAATTTTATCTTTATATATACCCGTTCCAGCTATTCTATACAAATTATTATCAACTATTTCAACATCTACATTTATAATAGTAGATATTGCATTGGCATATTTTATTACAGTAGCTTGAATTTTTTTAAGTTCAGTATCTTTCATAAACTTCCTCCCTTTTGTAGCATTCTCATAATTATTCATTTTATATTGAGTGAATAAGATTTACAAGTTATTTCAAATTCTTGGGTAAATTTGAATATTATCTAAGTTTATTAAACTCCATAATAAACTCTAATAAATAGATTTAATAAAAAAAGGCCATGGCATTTACGCCACAGCCTCAATTTTTATTAAATTATATATCTATTTCTTCAAAATCATTTTTAAAGCTTTTTTAGATCCTCTTTTAATATCCTTCTCCAATTTTCTTTCTTTATAGCTTGTAAACAAAGTATCCATATCATATCCTTCTGGATACAATTCTTCAGCTTTTAGATTAGGCTTTATTCTTTTAATATTTACTTCTATAAATTTTTCATTATATAACACTTGTACATTATTAAATTTATCAACTGTTTTATAAATTATTCCAAAGTCATCTTTATCTAATAACTTAACTCTATCCCCTACATTATATATAATAGTCTCGCTTAATGAATCCTTTATATCTGTTTCTTCAAAAGAAGACCTCTTACTTTTTTTAACTATATCTAAATTATAATTTTTATCGTTTATATACTCTTTAGCTCTTTTTAGTACTTTATCTTTTATGCCCATTTTTTTAGATATAAAGAGTGCATTACTATCTTCAGATGTTCCTATAGTTAATTCATATAGAGGTTCTAAAGTGTTTTTATCAAACATCATGCCTGCATTTTGAAATTCAGGATGAAGTGATGCAAATTTTTTAATTTCACCATAATGAGTAGATGCTATTGTTATACACCCTGTTTTATAAAATTCTTCAAGGATAGAAACTGCAAGCCCGG is drawn from Tepidibacter hydrothermalis and contains these coding sequences:
- a CDS encoding YgeY family selenium metabolism-linked hydrolase, with amino-acid sequence MEIMNQQRKEELTKVCQDLLRQQSYSGEEGKVVEVIKDWSKKLGFDNCTVDEYGNVICHIKGNKPGKKILFDGHIDTVPVPDDSKWTQAPFGGKIVDGKIYGRGASDMKGAVSAMLAACSYFAKDMNKDFAGDLYVAGVVHEEIFEGVSARKISEKIKPDYVVIGEASRLNLKIGQRGRGEIVIETFGKPAHSANPEKGINAVYKMSKVIDKVQNLKPINHPVLGDGILVLTDIKSSPYPGASVVPDYCKATFDRRLLVGETKESVLKPIEDLLEEMRKEDSELNVKVSYAIGVEKCYTGETIQGERFFPGWLYDEEDEFVQIAYKGLKEVGLEPEVTQYSFCTNGSHYAGEKGIKTIGFGPSQENLAHTIDEYIEEEQLFNGALGYYGILKSLYL
- the dpaL gene encoding diaminopropionate ammonia-lyase yields the protein MDQKIKYAKNGMLDQKRSLDFLCDEEIRKAKNFHESFPQYTKTPLVKLDNLAKNLNVGGIYIKDESYRFGLNAFKVLGGSFAMGKYLAGKLNKDISELSFEKLRDEETRKELGEITYVTATDGNHGRGVAWTANQLKQKSVVYMPKGSSLTRLENIRKEGAEASITDMNYDDAVRLASENAEKNGWLVVQDTAWEGYEEIPTWIMQGYGTMALEASEQLKECGVERPTHVFVQAGVGSLAGAVQGYFASVYKEDCPITVVVESDLADCLYKSALAGDGKPRFVGGDMQTIMAGLACGEPNTIGWEVLRSYTSMFVSCPDWVAANGMRVLGNPLRGDEKVVSGESGAVSAGLIHAIMTRDDMKDLKEQLKLDEKSRVLLFSTEGDTDPDKYRRIVWGGEHQSV
- a CDS encoding sigma-54 interaction domain-containing protein; this encodes MKDTELKKIQATVIKYANAISTIINVDVEIVDNNLYRIAGTGIYKDKINQDMSNEGSIYQHVLKTGESYIIKNPKKHKFCQGCTDKLSCIETMLICEPIKSNEEIIGVIGLVCYNEKQKQLLSANLDSYLEFLDRISEFISMKVYENLEHEKKQSMINLLNQIIDSVDKGVVVLNEDDIITDMNSSAINQLKLDKTENLKVKLSVVKEHIAGEEEYKLILNDKSIYLIGKLIPVFPHIDSCDKILIFSKIKKANNFKNKLQVAPNLINIDNILGNSNSIMNIKEKIKKISNSSSTVLITGESGTGKELIARAVHSESRRWDKPFVAINCGAIPDNLLESELFGYIRGAFTGADPNGKIGKFELANKGTIFLDEIGDMPLYLQVKILRILQERTLVRIGSNRLIELDIRVIAATNRDLKKAIEDKTFREDLYYRLNIIPLEIPSLRERDDDIEIIMMNIINKFNKLFLKKVEGVDSKTKKLLKNYSWPGNVRELENVVEFMMNMAEENKIIMPHMLPKYIEEPQEKIVTDEIANEKILSLKEIEKKYILKALKKYGDDTKGKELVAKKLGIGMTTLYRKLKG